The Halopseudomonas sabulinigri genome window below encodes:
- a CDS encoding Dps family protein produces the protein MKIDIGITETDREKIADGLSHLLADTYTLYLKTHNFHWNVKGPMFQTLHLMFETHYNELALAVDDIAERIRTLGFPAPGTYKQFVELSSIKEEDGVPEAKEMIKLLVEGHEACVRTARSIFPACDESHDEPTADLLTQRMQTHEKTAWMLRSLLEG, from the coding sequence ATGAAAATCGATATCGGCATTACCGAAACGGATCGCGAAAAAATTGCAGACGGCTTGTCACACCTGCTGGCCGACACCTACACCCTCTACCTGAAGACCCACAACTTTCACTGGAACGTTAAAGGCCCAATGTTTCAGACCCTGCACCTGATGTTTGAAACCCACTACAACGAATTGGCGCTGGCGGTTGACGATATCGCCGAACGCATCCGTACTCTGGGCTTTCCCGCACCCGGCACTTACAAGCAGTTTGTCGAGCTGAGCTCAATCAAGGAAGAAGATGGCGTCCCTGAGGCCAAAGAGATGATCAAGCTCTTGGTAGAGGGCCACGAAGCCTGTGTGCGCACGGCACGCTCGATATTCCCTGCTTGCGACGAAAGCCACGACGAACCCACTGCCGACCTGCTGACCCAGCGCATGCAGACCCACGAAAAAACGGCCTGGATGCTGCGTAGCCTGCTGGAAGGCTGA
- the aspS gene encoding aspartate--tRNA ligase yields the protein MMRTHYCGQLNETLADQEITLCGWVHRRRDHGGVIFLDIRDREGLAQVVFDPDREDTFAVADSVRSEYVVRVRGKVRARPAGAVNPNMASGAIEVLGYELEVLNQAETPPFPLNEYSDVGEETRLRYRFIDLRRPEMAAKLKLRSQITSSIRRYLDENGFLDVETPILTRATPEGARDYLVPSRTHPGHFFALPQSPQLFKQLLMVSGFDRYYQIAKCFRDEDLRADRQPEFTQIDIETSFLDEADIMGLTEGMIRQLFKQVLDVELGEFPHMTFAEAMRRYGSDKPDLRNPLELVDVADQLAGVEFKVFSGPANDPKGRVAALRVPGGASMPRKQIDDYTKFVGIYGAKGLAYIKVNERAKGLEGLQSPIVKFIPEDNLEVILDRVGAVDGDIVFFGADKAKVVSEALGALRIKLGTDLELLTCEWAPLWVVDFPMFEENDDGSLSALHHPFTAPKCSPEALQAEPATALSRAYDMVLNGTELGGGSIRIHRKEMQQAVFNILGISPEEQQEKFGFLLDALKFGAPPHGGLAFGLDRLVMLVTGAQSIREVIAFPKTQSAACVMTQAPGLVDNKALRELSIRLREQTKVE from the coding sequence ATGATGCGTACCCATTATTGCGGCCAGCTGAACGAAACGCTGGCAGACCAGGAAATTACTCTTTGCGGCTGGGTTCATCGCCGTCGCGATCACGGTGGGGTGATTTTCCTGGATATCCGCGATCGTGAAGGCCTGGCTCAGGTGGTGTTCGACCCTGACCGCGAAGATACCTTTGCTGTGGCGGACAGCGTGCGCAGTGAGTATGTGGTGCGGGTACGGGGTAAGGTGCGTGCGCGTCCTGCCGGCGCAGTGAATCCGAACATGGCGTCGGGCGCTATTGAAGTGCTGGGCTATGAGCTGGAAGTGCTAAATCAGGCAGAAACGCCTCCTTTCCCACTCAATGAGTACTCTGATGTCGGCGAAGAAACCCGCCTTCGTTATCGTTTCATCGATCTGCGTCGTCCGGAAATGGCGGCCAAGCTGAAGCTTCGTTCGCAGATCACCAGCAGCATTCGCCGCTATCTTGATGAAAACGGCTTCCTTGATGTGGAAACGCCGATCCTGACCCGTGCCACTCCGGAAGGCGCGCGCGATTATCTGGTGCCCAGCCGCACCCATCCTGGCCATTTCTTCGCGTTGCCGCAGTCGCCTCAGTTGTTCAAGCAGTTGCTGATGGTCTCCGGGTTTGATCGCTATTATCAGATCGCCAAGTGCTTCCGCGATGAAGACCTGCGCGCTGATCGTCAGCCCGAGTTCACGCAGATCGATATCGAAACCAGTTTCCTGGATGAAGCCGATATCATGGGGTTGACCGAAGGCATGATTCGTCAACTGTTCAAGCAAGTGCTGGACGTGGAGTTGGGCGAGTTCCCGCACATGACCTTTGCAGAGGCCATGCGTCGTTATGGCTCTGACAAACCTGATCTGCGTAACCCGTTGGAACTGGTAGACGTCGCGGATCAACTGGCTGGCGTCGAGTTCAAGGTATTCAGTGGTCCGGCAAACGATCCCAAGGGCCGAGTTGCAGCGCTTCGCGTGCCGGGCGGGGCCAGCATGCCGCGTAAACAAATTGACGACTACACCAAGTTTGTTGGTATCTACGGCGCCAAAGGCTTGGCTTACATCAAGGTCAACGAGCGCGCCAAGGGGCTGGAAGGCTTGCAGTCGCCGATCGTCAAATTCATTCCTGAAGATAACCTTGAGGTGATTCTGGATCGTGTGGGCGCGGTTGATGGCGATATCGTCTTCTTCGGTGCCGACAAGGCCAAGGTCGTTTCAGAGGCGCTGGGCGCGCTGCGCATCAAGCTGGGCACCGATCTGGAGCTGCTGACCTGTGAATGGGCTCCGCTCTGGGTTGTCGATTTCCCGATGTTCGAAGAGAACGACGATGGTTCGCTATCGGCGCTGCACCACCCCTTCACGGCGCCGAAGTGCTCGCCCGAAGCGCTGCAGGCGGAACCGGCGACTGCGCTGTCGCGCGCCTATGACATGGTGCTCAACGGCACCGAGCTGGGTGGCGGCTCCATTCGTATTCACCGTAAGGAAATGCAGCAGGCAGTATTCAATATTCTGGGTATCAGCCCGGAAGAACAGCAGGAGAAGTTTGGCTTCCTGCTCGATGCGCTCAAGTTTGGCGCGCCGCCACACGGTGGTCTGGCCTTCGGTCTGGATCGTCTGGTGATGCTGGTGACTGGCGCGCAGTCGATTCGTGAAGTGATCGCCTTCCCGAAAACCCAGAGCGCCGCGTGCGTGATGACCCAGGCGCCCGGCCTGGTCGACAACAAGGCGCTGCGGGAGCTGAGCATTCGTCTGCGCGAGCAGACCAAGGTCGAGTAA
- a CDS encoding YebC/PmpR family DNA-binding transcriptional regulator yields the protein MAGHSKWANIKHRKAAQDAKRGKIFTKLIRELTVAAKVGGGNPADNPRLRTAVDKALAANMTRDTVDRAIARGAGSNDADNMEELTYEGYGAGGVAILVEAMTDNRNRTVSEVRHAFNKCGGNLGTDGSVAYLFTRRGQITFAPGIDEDALMEAALESGAEDVVGNEDGSFEVFTRFEEFGAVRDGLEAAGFVGESADLAMIPSTTAELDLDTAEKIVRLVDMLEDLDDVQNVYSNAEISDEILEQLG from the coding sequence ATGGCCGGTCATTCCAAATGGGCCAATATCAAGCACCGCAAGGCCGCGCAGGATGCCAAGCGGGGCAAGATTTTCACCAAGCTGATTCGTGAGCTGACGGTAGCAGCCAAGGTAGGCGGCGGCAATCCGGCGGATAATCCGCGGTTGCGCACGGCAGTGGACAAGGCGCTGGCGGCCAACATGACCCGCGATACGGTTGATCGTGCCATCGCCCGCGGCGCCGGCAGCAACGACGCCGACAATATGGAAGAGCTGACCTACGAAGGTTACGGCGCCGGCGGCGTTGCTATTCTGGTGGAGGCAATGACCGATAATCGTAATCGTACGGTCAGCGAGGTGCGCCATGCTTTCAACAAGTGCGGTGGTAACCTGGGGACCGATGGGTCAGTAGCCTATCTGTTTACCCGGCGTGGGCAGATTACCTTTGCACCTGGCATTGATGAGGACGCCCTGATGGAGGCGGCTCTGGAGTCCGGGGCTGAGGATGTTGTTGGCAATGAGGACGGCTCCTTCGAGGTTTTTACGCGCTTCGAAGAGTTTGGCGCGGTCCGCGATGGCCTGGAGGCGGCTGGCTTTGTCGGTGAGTCAGCCGATCTGGCAATGATCCCCAGTACCACCGCTGAGCTTGATCTGGATACGGCGGAAAAGATCGTTCGCTTGGTGGATATGCTGGAGGACTTGGATGATGTGCAGAACGTCTACTCCAATGCCGAGATCAGCGACGAAATCTTGGAGCAGCTCGGCTGA
- the ruvC gene encoding crossover junction endodeoxyribonuclease RuvC — MAVILGIDPGSRITGFGIVKLQAGRCEYVTSGCIRLGDGPFPDRLQKIFQYLSELIAQYQPTVVSIEQVFLARNPDSALKLGQARGAAIVAAVNAGLAVNEYSARQVKQSVVGTGAADKKQVQHMVAQLLGLGGTPQADAADALAIALCHAHLSGVQQQLGNAALAMRSGRLRRR, encoded by the coding sequence ATGGCAGTGATTCTCGGGATTGATCCCGGTTCGCGTATTACCGGCTTCGGCATCGTGAAGCTCCAGGCGGGGCGCTGTGAGTACGTTACTTCCGGTTGTATTCGGTTGGGTGACGGCCCTTTTCCGGATCGCCTGCAAAAAATCTTCCAGTACCTGAGTGAGCTGATTGCTCAGTATCAACCCACTGTCGTCAGTATCGAGCAAGTGTTTCTGGCCCGTAACCCGGATTCGGCCTTGAAGTTGGGGCAGGCGCGCGGGGCTGCTATCGTCGCGGCTGTCAACGCGGGACTGGCGGTGAATGAATACAGCGCTCGGCAGGTAAAGCAATCGGTGGTCGGGACCGGCGCGGCCGACAAAAAGCAGGTGCAGCATATGGTGGCTCAGCTGCTGGGGTTAGGCGGTACGCCGCAGGCCGATGCAGCGGATGCGTTGGCTATCGCGCTCTGTCACGCGCACCTGAGTGGCGTGCAGCAACAGCTGGGTAACGCGGCGCTGGCGATGCGCTCCGGGCGGTTGCGTCGACGTTGA
- the ruvA gene encoding Holliday junction branch migration protein RuvA encodes MIGRLTGVLLEKQPPHIVLDVQGVGYELDAPMSTFYLLPALGERVTLHTHMVVREDAQLLYAFADKRGRELFRELIRLNGVGPKLALALMSGMDVDELVMAVQHQDVTALVRVPGVGKKTAERLLIELRDRFKAWEAAPGSLPLVTGAPTTTAAKPSADAVSALISLGYKPQEASKAVSAVDEAGLSSEELIRRALKGMV; translated from the coding sequence GTGATAGGTCGACTGACCGGTGTCTTGCTGGAGAAGCAGCCGCCGCATATTGTGTTGGACGTGCAGGGCGTGGGCTATGAACTCGATGCACCCATGAGCACTTTCTACCTGTTGCCGGCGTTGGGTGAGCGCGTAACCCTGCACACCCATATGGTGGTGCGCGAGGATGCTCAGCTGCTCTACGCTTTTGCCGACAAGCGTGGCCGCGAGCTGTTTCGCGAGTTGATTCGGCTCAACGGTGTTGGGCCCAAGCTGGCCCTGGCGCTGATGTCGGGCATGGATGTGGACGAGTTGGTCATGGCGGTGCAGCACCAGGACGTCACTGCGCTGGTCAGGGTGCCCGGGGTCGGTAAAAAGACTGCCGAGCGTCTGTTGATCGAACTGCGCGACCGGTTCAAGGCCTGGGAGGCCGCCCCGGGCAGCCTGCCGTTGGTTACCGGAGCGCCGACCACTACCGCGGCCAAGCCTAGCGCCGATGCCGTCAGTGCGCTGATTTCTCTGGGCTACAAGCCGCAGGAGGCCAGCAAGGCTGTCTCTGCTGTTGATGAAGCCGGACTCTCAAGCGAAGAGTTGATTCGCCGTGCACTCAAGGGCATGGTGTAA
- the ruvB gene encoding Holliday junction branch migration DNA helicase RuvB: MLEEDRLIAATPRQQEEVIDRAIRPLKLAEYIGQPAVREQMELFIKAAKGRGEALDHVLIFGPPGLGKTTLANIIAQEMGAKIKSTSGPVLERAGDLAALLTNLEAGDVLFVDEIHRLSPVVEEILYPAMEDYQLDIMIGEGPAARSIKLDLPPFTLVGATTRAGMLTNPLRDRFGIVQRLEFYGVDDLATIVGRSAGILGLEMDPAGAREIARRSRGTPRIANRLLRRVRDFAEVRSQGAITREVADKALNLLDVDEQGFDHMDRRLLLTMIDKFDGGPVGIDNLAAAISEERHTIEDVLEPYLIQQGFIMRTPRGRVVTRHAYLHFGLNLPSRMAPLSADLFDDPAAPDSP; encoded by the coding sequence ATGCTTGAAGAAGACCGTTTGATTGCCGCTACCCCGCGGCAACAGGAAGAGGTGATTGATCGGGCGATTCGCCCGCTCAAACTGGCCGAATACATTGGCCAGCCGGCCGTGCGCGAGCAGATGGAGCTGTTTATCAAGGCCGCCAAGGGGCGCGGCGAAGCGCTGGATCATGTGCTTATCTTCGGCCCGCCGGGCCTGGGCAAGACAACTCTTGCCAATATCATTGCCCAGGAAATGGGTGCGAAGATCAAAAGCACCTCCGGGCCGGTGCTGGAGCGTGCTGGCGATCTGGCCGCGCTGCTGACCAATCTGGAAGCCGGGGACGTGTTGTTCGTTGATGAAATCCATCGTCTTTCACCTGTGGTAGAGGAGATTCTCTATCCGGCGATGGAGGACTACCAGCTCGATATCATGATTGGCGAAGGTCCCGCTGCGCGTTCCATCAAGCTGGACTTGCCCCCGTTTACCCTGGTGGGCGCCACCACCCGCGCTGGCATGCTGACCAATCCACTGCGTGACCGTTTTGGTATTGTGCAGCGTCTGGAGTTCTATGGTGTTGATGATCTGGCAACTATTGTCGGGCGCTCGGCCGGCATTCTCGGCCTGGAAATGGATCCGGCCGGAGCGCGTGAAATTGCGCGCCGCTCACGCGGCACGCCGCGTATCGCCAACCGCCTGTTACGCCGTGTGCGGGACTTTGCCGAAGTACGCAGCCAAGGGGCGATTACCCGCGAAGTCGCTGACAAGGCGCTGAATTTGCTGGATGTTGACGAGCAAGGTTTTGATCATATGGATCGGCGCCTGCTGCTGACCATGATCGACAAGTTTGACGGCGGTCCTGTGGGTATAGATAACCTGGCCGCCGCCATCAGCGAGGAAAGGCACACTATCGAGGATGTGCTGGAGCCCTATCTGATCCAGCAGGGCTTTATTATGCGCACGCCACGCGGGCGGGTGGTAACCAGGCACGCCTACCTGCATTTCGGCCTGAATCTGCCGAGCCGCATGGCGCCCTTGTCGGCTGACCTGTTCGACGACCCGGCGGCGCCGGATTCCCCCTGA
- the ybgC gene encoding tol-pal system-associated acyl-CoA thioesterase, producing the protein MRVERPGPPFVLKARVYFEDTDAGGIVYYVNYLKFMERARTELVRTLGFDQSALQRENVIFVVHSVTARYHAPARLDDELVVSAAVLETKRASIRFRQQVTRADGDLLCEGEVLVACVSADRYRPRAIPESMRTAFENWAQADKDVGNP; encoded by the coding sequence ATGCGCGTTGAACGTCCAGGGCCGCCATTCGTGCTGAAAGCCCGCGTCTACTTTGAAGATACCGATGCCGGTGGCATCGTCTACTACGTTAATTATCTTAAGTTTATGGAGCGTGCGCGGACGGAGCTGGTCCGCACTCTTGGGTTTGATCAAAGTGCTTTGCAAAGAGAGAACGTCATCTTTGTTGTGCACTCTGTGACGGCACGCTACCACGCGCCTGCTCGACTCGATGATGAACTTGTCGTCTCTGCGGCTGTCTTGGAAACCAAGCGTGCAAGTATTCGCTTTCGCCAGCAAGTTACTCGGGCGGATGGCGACTTGCTGTGTGAAGGCGAGGTTCTGGTGGCGTGCGTCAGTGCTGACCGTTACCGGCCGCGGGCGATACCTGAGAGCATGCGCACCGCCTTTGAAAACTGGGCGCAAGCCGATAAAGACGTAGGGAACCCATGA
- the tolQ gene encoding protein TolQ, whose product MSMWHLISGASVLVQLVMLTLLTASIVSWVMIFQRSSFMRSAKSSLDDFEDRFWSGVDLSQLYRQVTGSPDEDSGLEQIFRAGFKEFSRMRQQSGVDPDAIMDAVQRSMRVAISREEEKLEQHLPFLATVGSTSPYVGLFGTVWGIMNSFRGLATVQQATLATVAPGIAEALIATAIGLFAAIPAVVAYNRFSARSEMLIGRYYTFAEEFSSILHRRVHSRDE is encoded by the coding sequence ATGTCGATGTGGCACCTGATTTCAGGCGCTAGCGTGCTGGTGCAACTGGTCATGCTGACGCTGTTGACCGCATCCATTGTGTCATGGGTGATGATTTTTCAACGCAGCAGTTTCATGCGTTCGGCGAAAAGCTCGCTGGATGACTTTGAAGATCGCTTCTGGTCCGGCGTTGACCTGTCTCAGTTGTACCGCCAGGTCACCGGGTCGCCGGATGAAGACTCGGGGCTGGAGCAGATTTTCCGTGCCGGCTTCAAGGAGTTCTCTCGCATGCGTCAGCAGTCCGGGGTCGATCCGGATGCGATCATGGATGCGGTACAGCGCTCCATGCGTGTAGCTATTTCGCGCGAAGAAGAGAAGCTTGAGCAGCACCTGCCGTTTCTGGCAACAGTAGGCTCGACCAGCCCCTATGTCGGCTTGTTCGGCACGGTCTGGGGCATCATGAACTCGTTTCGCGGCTTGGCTACGGTACAGCAAGCTACCCTGGCAACGGTTGCGCCAGGTATCGCTGAGGCGTTGATCGCCACGGCCATCGGTCTGTTCGCAGCCATCCCGGCGGTGGTTGCCTATAACCGTTTCTCTGCGCGTTCGGAAATGCTGATTGGCCGTTACTACACCTTCGCAGAAGAGTTTTCCAGCATCCTGCATCGCCGCGTTCACTCGCGCGATGAGTAA
- the tolR gene encoding protein TolR, with product MQGRRQKRKPVAEMNVVPYIDVMLVLLVIFMVTAPMLNQGVKVDLPQVSSEVLPSDSNQQVLTLSVLADGSYYWNLGEAVDTENQTDSAVSLEAMTEGVTKIMRAKPDTLVYIRGDKAANYGVIMTAMGALQQAGVPNVGLITEAP from the coding sequence ATGCAGGGCCGTCGCCAGAAGCGCAAACCGGTCGCCGAGATGAATGTCGTGCCTTACATCGACGTCATGTTGGTGTTGCTGGTGATCTTCATGGTGACCGCACCCATGCTGAACCAGGGCGTCAAGGTCGATCTTCCACAGGTGTCCAGCGAGGTGCTGCCTTCGGACAGCAATCAGCAGGTGCTGACGCTGTCGGTACTGGCTGACGGCAGTTATTACTGGAATCTGGGCGAAGCCGTAGATACCGAGAATCAGACCGACAGTGCCGTGTCACTGGAGGCAATGACCGAAGGCGTGACCAAAATCATGCGCGCCAAGCCGGACACCCTGGTGTATATCCGCGGTGACAAGGCAGCAAACTACGGTGTGATCATGACCGCGATGGGCGCGCTGCAGCAGGCTGGTGTGCCGAACGTTGGCCTGATCACAGAGGCGCCGTGA
- the tolA gene encoding cell envelope integrity protein TolA — MNTPENRRRVDTPGRYSAPLLKALAVHLAVAILLFASFATAPSFEPARPIVQATLVQLDSMSPATTQTDQKIAGEAQRTAAQRHEAEELERRKQEQQQQEQKQKQQEAQRAAAEQAQKAQEQEQKAAEAAAADAAKAKSEAEAKAKAEAEAQRKAAEVAAAKKREEAERAAEAEAAKKRAEAEAARKKAEEEAKRKAQAEADAKRKAAEAAEAKKRAEADAARKAQEDAKAKALADLLADETQYQQAQADRPGDQVAASYDDVIRRYVSEQWRRPPTARNGMVVEVQLSMLPTGQITDVVVTRSSGDPGFDQSAVQAVRNVGRIPEMQTLSRDNPAAFDRMYRQRLLRFKPEDLAF, encoded by the coding sequence GTGAATACGCCAGAGAACCGCCGGCGGGTAGATACGCCCGGGCGTTATTCAGCGCCGTTGCTGAAAGCCCTGGCGGTGCATTTGGCAGTCGCCATTTTGTTGTTTGCCTCGTTCGCGACTGCGCCCAGCTTTGAGCCGGCCAGGCCGATTGTGCAGGCGACCCTGGTGCAACTTGACTCGATGAGTCCGGCGACCACGCAGACCGACCAGAAGATTGCTGGCGAAGCGCAGCGCACTGCTGCACAGCGCCATGAAGCTGAAGAGCTGGAGCGCAGGAAGCAGGAGCAACAACAGCAGGAACAAAAGCAAAAGCAGCAAGAGGCTCAGCGCGCCGCGGCAGAGCAGGCGCAGAAGGCGCAAGAGCAGGAACAGAAAGCCGCCGAAGCAGCGGCCGCTGATGCAGCCAAGGCAAAGAGCGAGGCTGAAGCAAAAGCCAAAGCGGAAGCTGAGGCCCAGCGCAAGGCGGCGGAAGTCGCCGCCGCGAAGAAGCGCGAAGAGGCAGAGCGCGCTGCCGAGGCAGAGGCAGCGAAAAAGCGTGCTGAAGCAGAAGCGGCCCGCAAAAAGGCGGAAGAAGAGGCCAAGCGCAAGGCGCAGGCCGAAGCAGACGCGAAGCGCAAAGCCGCGGAGGCGGCAGAAGCGAAGAAACGTGCCGAGGCTGACGCTGCCCGCAAGGCACAGGAAGATGCCAAAGCCAAGGCGTTGGCTGATCTGCTTGCGGACGAAACGCAGTATCAGCAGGCGCAGGCGGACCGACCTGGGGATCAGGTGGCAGCCAGTTATGATGACGTAATTCGTCGTTACGTGAGTGAGCAGTGGCGCAGGCCGCCGACCGCACGTAACGGCATGGTGGTTGAGGTTCAGTTGAGCATGTTGCCTACGGGGCAAATTACCGACGTGGTGGTCACCCGCTCCAGCGGCGACCCCGGGTTTGATCAATCCGCGGTGCAGGCCGTTCGAAATGTGGGCCGAATCCCGGAAATGCAGACGCTATCGCGCGATAATCCCGCAGCATTTGACCGTATGTACAGACAACGGCTGTTGCGCTTCAAACCAGAGGATCTGGCATTCTGA
- the tolB gene encoding Tol-Pal system beta propeller repeat protein TolB — protein sequence MKRFTQALIAVIALCTAQLTLAQDAIEITKGSDKATPIAVVPFGWQGSAPLPEDLAQISANDLRNTGMFAPMERNNMLSYPVRAEEINARDWKMIGVDYVVVGQVSNQPGTDRYELNYSLYSILREQVLLAKTVSGTKAQLRDMAHHLSDEVFEEITGIKGAFNTKLLYVAAERFSADNTRYTLQRSDYDGARASTLLQSREPILSPSYAPDGQRIAYVSFESRRPEIYVHYIQTGRRERITNFEGLNGAPAWSPDGNRLAFVLSRDGNPEIYVMDLGSKQLRRITNHFSIDTEPSWMDNSTIAFTSDRGGKPQIYKQNINGGSTERLTFVGNYNANAKLSVDGRTMVMVHRQEGYRNFQIATQDLKRGNLRVLTETSLDESPTVSPNGTMLIYATRQQGRGVLMLVSTNGRARSEIPTQFTDLRVPSWSPYLP from the coding sequence ATGAAACGATTCACGCAAGCATTGATTGCAGTGATTGCACTGTGTACGGCGCAACTGACGTTGGCACAGGATGCGATTGAAATTACCAAGGGTAGCGATAAGGCCACGCCGATCGCGGTAGTGCCTTTTGGCTGGCAAGGTAGTGCACCCTTGCCGGAAGACCTGGCGCAAATCAGCGCTAACGATTTACGCAATACCGGCATGTTCGCGCCTATGGAGCGCAACAATATGCTGAGTTACCCGGTCCGCGCAGAAGAAATCAATGCGCGCGATTGGAAAATGATCGGCGTGGATTACGTGGTCGTCGGGCAGGTTAGCAATCAGCCTGGAACAGATCGCTACGAGCTGAACTACAGTCTTTACAGCATCCTGCGTGAGCAGGTTTTGCTGGCCAAGACGGTGAGCGGTACCAAGGCGCAATTGCGTGACATGGCCCATCACCTGAGTGACGAGGTGTTCGAAGAGATTACCGGCATAAAGGGTGCGTTCAACACCAAGCTGCTGTATGTGGCTGCAGAGCGCTTCTCCGCCGATAATACGCGCTACACACTGCAGCGCTCGGATTATGATGGTGCGCGCGCCTCTACCTTGTTGCAGTCACGCGAGCCGATTCTGAGTCCGTCTTATGCCCCGGACGGTCAGCGTATTGCCTATGTGTCTTTTGAGTCGCGTCGTCCGGAAATCTATGTGCATTACATCCAGACCGGTCGCCGCGAGCGTATTACCAATTTTGAAGGCCTGAACGGAGCGCCCGCCTGGTCGCCAGATGGCAATCGCCTGGCCTTTGTACTGTCGCGAGACGGGAATCCCGAGATTTACGTGATGGATCTGGGCAGCAAGCAGCTGCGTCGCATCACCAACCACTTTTCGATCGATACCGAGCCAAGCTGGATGGATAACAGCACCATCGCCTTTACCTCGGATCGCGGCGGCAAGCCGCAGATTTACAAACAGAACATTAATGGTGGCTCCACTGAGCGCCTGACTTTTGTTGGTAACTACAACGCCAACGCAAAACTTTCCGTGGATGGGCGCACCATGGTGATGGTGCACCGCCAGGAAGGTTACCGTAATTTTCAGATTGCTACTCAAGACCTCAAACGGGGCAATCTGAGGGTTTTAACAGAAACGTCTTTGGATGAGTCGCCTACTGTCTCACCCAACGGCACTATGTTAATTTATGCTACCCGTCAACAGGGACGGGGCGTACTCATGCTGGTATCGACAAATGGTCGTGCACGCTCGGAAATTCCGACGCAGTTCACAGACCTGCGCGTACCGTCATGGTCCCCTTACCTGCCATAG
- the pal gene encoding peptidoglycan-associated lipoprotein Pal, with protein MEVIKFGKMAALVVAFGVVVGCSSKGGDASGTGAVDPNAGYGAGTSGAGMDNGVSSEEAALRAVTTFYFEYDSSELKQEAMRSLDVHAKDLKSAGNRVVLEGHTDERGTREYNMALGERRAAAVQRYLVLQGVSPAQLELVSYGEEKPAAMGSSEESMAQNRRVELRK; from the coding sequence ATGGAAGTTATCAAGTTCGGTAAAATGGCTGCTCTGGTTGTCGCGTTCGGCGTTGTTGTAGGTTGTTCGTCCAAAGGCGGCGACGCTTCCGGCACTGGCGCAGTTGATCCTAACGCCGGTTACGGCGCAGGCACCTCTGGCGCAGGTATGGACAATGGCGTAAGCAGCGAAGAAGCCGCTCTGCGCGCCGTTACCACTTTCTACTTTGAGTACGACAGCTCCGAGCTGAAGCAGGAAGCCATGCGCTCCCTGGACGTTCACGCCAAGGATCTGAAGTCTGCTGGCAACCGCGTTGTTCTGGAAGGCCACACTGACGAGCGCGGTACTCGTGAGTACAACATGGCTCTGGGCGAGCGTCGTGCTGCTGCCGTTCAGCGTTACCTGGTACTGCAAGGCGTTTCTCCTGCCCAGCTGGAACTGGTTTCCTACGGCGAAGAGAAGCCTGCTGCTATGGGTTCCAGCGAAGAAAGCATGGCTCAGAACCGTCGCGTAGAGCTGCGCAAGTAA
- the ybgF gene encoding tol-pal system protein YbgF, whose protein sequence is MKGFRGVVFACLLAPLGALAQVPVSEGGSGNSGTNYPGSSVAPQTTAGLSSEGQLYQQLYQLQQEVTMLRGLLEEQGYKLKQMERDQLDRYEDIDRRLSSNNSPAPAADSAVGGAAPSAATAPPADNASSAQGAAPADPEREKLLYDASFDLVKAREFDKAAQAFTAFLRRYPDSQYAGNAQYWLGEVYLVQSDLESAGKSFAQVISRYPNHRKESDAMYKLGEVERRLGHDDKARDLFQQVVSKYPDSSAAQLAGRELNNLN, encoded by the coding sequence ATGAAAGGTTTCAGAGGAGTAGTATTCGCCTGTTTGCTGGCGCCCCTCGGTGCTCTGGCGCAGGTGCCGGTGTCAGAAGGTGGCTCGGGTAACTCCGGCACCAACTATCCGGGCTCCTCTGTAGCCCCTCAGACCACGGCTGGCCTTTCCAGTGAAGGCCAGTTGTACCAACAGCTGTATCAGCTGCAGCAGGAAGTCACCATGCTGCGTGGTCTGCTTGAAGAGCAGGGCTACAAGCTGAAGCAGATGGAGCGTGACCAGCTGGACCGCTACGAAGATATTGACCGTAGGCTCTCCAGCAATAATTCCCCTGCACCCGCAGCCGATTCGGCTGTGGGTGGCGCTGCGCCGAGCGCGGCGACCGCACCGCCGGCCGATAATGCCAGCTCCGCCCAAGGCGCAGCTCCGGCCGACCCGGAACGAGAGAAGCTGCTTTACGACGCGTCCTTTGATCTGGTCAAAGCGCGTGAATTTGATAAGGCCGCCCAGGCTTTCACCGCCTTCCTGCGCCGTTACCCTGACAGTCAGTACGCGGGTAATGCCCAATACTGGCTGGGTGAGGTATATCTGGTGCAGTCCGACCTGGAGTCCGCAGGCAAATCGTTTGCGCAGGTTATCAGTCGCTACCCCAACCATCGCAAGGAATCCGATGCGATGTACAAGCTGGGTGAGGTTGAGCGCCGTCTGGGCCACGATGACAAGGCGCGTGACCTGTTTCAGCAGGTCGTCAGCAAGTATCCAGATTCCTCTGCGGCGCAGCTGGCTGGCCGCGAGTTGAACAATCTGAACTAA